A region of the bacterium genome:
TCCCCGGAAGGAGTCCGGAGTCGTCCTCAACGACGTCCACTCCAAGCCCAACCGCACCCGCGTCGCGAGCGTGGCTCGGCCGTCAAGCCTCGATGAGCTGACCGCCGCCATCGGCGACGGCTCGAATCGAGAGCTGCCGGTGTCGATCGCTGGTGGCCGGCACGCCATGGGCGGCCAGCAGTTCGGCGTCGGCACCGTGAATATCGACATGCTCGGGCTCGACCGGGTTCTCGACCTCGACGCCGACTCCGGGATCATCGAAGTCGAGGCGGGAGCCCAGTGGCCGGGGCTCATCGCGGACTCCCTGGAGCTTCAGGAGGGTTCGGGGGAGCAGTGGGGAATCGCTCAGAAGCAGACCGGCGCCGA
Encoded here:
- a CDS encoding FAD-dependent oxidoreductase is translated as MITRRDLLKIGALGLLGSAGCRSRPPPRKESGVVLNDVHSKPNRTRVASVARPSSLDELTAAIGDGSNRELPVSIAGGRHAMGGQQFGVGTVNIDMLGLDRVLDLDADSGIIEVEAGAQWPGLIADSLELQEGSGEQWGIAQKQTGA